In Leptospiraceae bacterium, the genomic window TTTTATATCTTAGAAAAAGAAAATCAATTTGGAACTGGAATTAGTTCTAGAAACAGCGAAGTAATCCATTCTGGAATTTATTACAATCCAGACAGTCTGAAAACAAAACTCTGCATAGAAGGTAGAAAATTACTATATCGCTATTGCGAAGAAAAAAAAGTTTCTTACAAAAAAACAGGCAAATTGATAGTAGCCACAGACGAAAGTGAAATACCAACACTTAAAACTCTTTTTGAAAATGGAAAGCAAAATGGAGTAGACGGACTTTATTTTTGGGAAGAATCCCAAATTAAAAAAGCAGAACCGGACATACAAGCAGTAGCCGCTATTTATTGCAGGGAAACAGGAATTGTTGAAACTAAGGAGTTAATGACGGCTTACCTCGCAGACGCAGAAAATGCGAGTGGAACTTTAGTTTTAAATAAACATCCTGTGAAAATCAAACGCAATCAAAACAATTGGGAAATCTTACTTTCCGATGGAACAGAATTTACAACGGAAAAAATAATCAATGCCTGTGGATTGGGGGCAAGAAAATTTATTCAATGTATAGAAGATTTTCCAAAAGATAAAATTCCAGATTTGAAAATGGCGAAGGGGCATTATTTTTCACTAACCAAAACTGCAAAAAAGTTTTCTCATTTAATCTATCCACTTCCGCAAATAGGTGGTCTAGGAGTTCATTTGACATTAGACCTAGCGGGTGGAGTTCGATTTGGACCTGATGTGCATTGGGTTGAAAAAGAAAATTATGAAGTTCCTGAATCTTTGCGCTCTGTGTTTTTTGAATCGGTTAAGCGTTATTTGCCCTGGATAGAGCCTGAAAATTTACAACCCGGATATGCGGGCATTCGACCCAAATTGCATGGACCAAAGGAAAAATTTGCAGACTTCAAAATTCAAACAGAAGCCGATCATGGGATGAAAGGTTTGGTCAATTTACTCGGAATTGAATCTCCCGGAATCACAGCGTCCCTTGCGATTGCAAAATTGGTCGTGGAAAATGGATTTAATTAAAAAGAGAAATTGGAATTGTAGAAGAAGAGAGGAAGTCGACTTTCCTCTCTTTTTTTAAAGAAACATCAAACAGGTGTGGTTGTATTGTTTGCTGATTCTTTTTTTTGCCTTTTGTAGTCTTTGCGAAAACTATCGAGTAGCTTCAAGACACCGGTGTCTTTGTAAAACTGTCCGGAAATAATCTTCAAAGCAGACTGAAACTTTACGTAAACCTCACGCTGAACAGAAGTCAGAGCATCTTTTTTTACTTTATACTCTGCTTCTAACTTCATAAAATTGGCTTCCATCGTCACCAACTCCTGAGTCTTTACTTCCAATTCCGTTGGGCTAAAGCCTTCCGAAACTGTCCACTTTTTCTCTTTTGCTAGTTCAATGAACTTAAGCAACTTATCGCTGAACCCTTTTGGGGGTGCAACAAATCTTTTAGTACTCATAGGTACCTCCGTAATATTTTCTCTCTTATGCGTCAGAGAGAAAATGAAATAAGGCTATGATAAATTGTTCTTTCAATTAAAAGCTCCTTGGCAATAAACTAGGTAAAGGCATTAAACTTGATTGCCCGTCTTATGTCTTGTATCTTATTTGACGTATGAGTAGTAAAAAAATATTACGTAGTTATTAAAAAATTTTTTTTAATTTTTTTTCTGAAATTTAGATTTTTGAGAAAAAATTTAGATATAAAAGTAATTGAAATACTCCCAGAACTAAATAATCTTAGACGAATCAAAAATTTTCGAAATAGGAGGAAGATTTTAGATTATAATCCATTTGAAAGCAGAAAAATGGAAAAAGAAAGAGCAGTGGAGTAAAATTTAACTCAAAAATTGTTCTTATAGCTCAAAAATTGATTTTTTAGGTTTTAAATTGAAATACTAAGATTTGCAAGCAGTGTTAGATTATATCTTTTCCCATTCATAATTTGTGATATTTTTATTATCTTTTGAAAACTCGACCCCTACTAAATAAATGGAAAGAGGGTTATCACTGTTTAGAAAGCCGCTCGATTTAAGGTATTTTTCGTAGTATCTGCGCTCTTTGATTTGTGCTAGGGCAGATCCTGCTTCCGAAATTTCGATTACTTTGAATTCAAAAACATAAACATTGTTTTCTAAAAAAACTGTTAAATCCACTTGACCATGATTGGTTACATCCTCAGCTCTTACATCTAATCCCAAAGCTGTGAAGTAGCAATAAAAAATGGATGCATAGTATCCTTCATAATTTGCCAGTTGGTTTTTACGATACCAGTCGTGAGGGATCGAAGCAAAGAAAGAATGAAAGACATCCTTCATTTTTGATAATTCTGATTTTTGTAAAATTTGAAATAATTCTGATTTTACGTTTACTATTTTCTTGTTTTCCGTAAGAAATTTCAGTATGACTTCTGTAAGGCTTGCCTTGACTTCAAGGTTTGGATATTTCAAAAGGTAATGGATTTGACTGCCAACCTTGAACTTTTCTGCAATCGTTAAGTATCCTGTCTGAAAAAGTAGGGCTTCCAATTCAATATTATCAACGTCAAATGCACCTAGGCTTTCTTCGGAAATTTTCACGTTTTCGATTTCTACAGAGTTATATTTATATTCCCGAATCAGATGAATTAAAAAGGAAGAATTTCCAGTTTCAAACCAATAGTTGTGATATTCTTTTCTATCTAAAAATAAAAGTATATCAAAAGGATTATATACTTTATCTCCTAAAAAATTATATCCGTTGTACCAAAGTCTTAATTCATCGCGATTTACGTTGAATAACCTCTCATTGAAAATGGACAGCTCTTCTTCTGTGTAGCCGCAAATCGTAGCATATCGCTCGTCCAAAGTTATATCTTGTAGATTATTTAATCCACTAAACAGATTTACTTTTGAAAACTTAGATACACCGGTGATGAAAACAAACTTGTTAAAGGCATCTGCTCCCTTAATCGCGGAATAAAGATTGCGAAGTCCATCTCTCATTTCCCTTGCAATTTCTTTTTCAGTAATATTATCCAAAATAGGCTTATCATATTCATCGATTAGGATTACCACTTTCTCTGAATACTTCTTCTGCAAATTTCGAATCAACTCTTCTAAGTTTCCAGAAATGCTTTGTGTTTTAAACGGATCGAGTTCGTAAGTTTCCAGATGAAAAAATAAAATATCTGAAATCTTTTTTTCTAGTTCTTCTTTGCTTTTTAAAACTCCGCTACCAAAATCGATTCGAACCACAGGATGCTTCTTAGACCAGTCCCAATTCTTTTCTAGATAGAGTCCTTCGAAGAGTGTTTTATTTCCTAAAAATGCTTCCCGTAAAGTATCCAAAAAAAGACTTTTTCCGAATCGTCGAGGACGAGATAAAAAAAAGTATGTTCCAGAATTCACTAACTCGAAGAGGTTTCTTGTTTTGTCAATGTAGCAATAATCCTCTGTTCGAATTTTGGAAAATGTCTGAATTCCAATGGGAAGCTTTTTCATATTGTGAGCATTGTATAGAGAATGGAATTGTCAAGGACAAAGAAACCTAGATGCTATCAACGAAAGGGAGGAGAGGCAAGAGTCTTGAAAAAAACTTGCCAAATAGGATTGTCCATTTTTTACTGTTCAGTAATTGAACATATCCTTAAAAAAGATATGTGACTCACGCGGCGAAGCTATGTAAATGGCCAAATTTTGAAGGTTTTTCACAAGCTTGCACCGAGTTCGATCCAAATCTTTCCCATAAATCCATGTTATCCGATGATATAAGACATAAAATATTCAAGGCATTAGAAGAAAACCCAGAAGTTAGCCAAAGAGAGCTGGCAAGTTTACTTGGGGTGAGCCTTGGAAAGACAAATTTCTGTTTGCAGGCATTGATGGAAAAGGGTTGGATTAAAGTCCAGAATTTTAAGAACAACAAGAATAAATTAGCCTATACGTATCTTCTTACTCCATCCGGAATAGAGGAAAAGGCAAAATTAACCGTCCAATATTTACGTATTAAGATGCAAGAATACGAGGTTTTGAGGCGGGAAATTCATGAGCTTTCCAAAGAAGTAGAAGATTCAGCATTAATAATCAATTAAATAGTCTAGCGGAGGTAACCATTTATACAATGCAAAAAGATTCAAAAATATATATAGCCGGTCACAAGGGATTAGTTGGTTCTGCGATTGAAAGAGTTCTTCGCAAAGAAGGATTTACAAATATCGTTGGAAAAACTAGACAGGAACTCAATTTAACTAATCAACCCGATGTAGATGCCTTTTTTGAAAAAGAAAGACCTGAGTATGTGTTCCTGGCAGCGGCGAAAGTAGGTGGGATTCATGCGAATAATACCTTTCCAGCAGAATTCATTTTCTCCAATATTCAAATTCAAAACAATGTGATAGATGCCTGCTATCGTTATAAAACAAAAAAATTAGTCTTTCTTGGATCTTCTTGTATCTATCCAAAGTTTGCAAAGCAACCAATGGATGAAGGTCAACTGCTAGATGGAAAATTAGAGCCGACTAACGAGCCTTATGCGGTGGCAAAAATTGCAGGAATCATCATGTGTCAAAGTTACAATAGACAATATGGAACAAATTTCATTTCTGTCATGCCTACTAATCTTTATGGACCGGGTGACAACTATCATCCGCAAAATTCTCATGTATTGCCCGCGCTCATTCGACGCTTCCATGAAGCTAAAGTAAACAATGCTCCTGAAGTAGTAGTTTGGGGAACAGGAAAGCCGCTACGTGAAGTTTTATTTTCAGATGATATGGCGAGAGCTTGTGTGTTCTTAATGAATAGCTACGATGTATCGGGAGATGCAAGAGGCGGAGAGCATGTAAATGTTGGCTCTGGAATTGAAGTCAGCATCAAAGAATTGGCGGAAACAATCAAAGACGTTGTGGCTTATCCCGGTAAGCTTACATTTGATTTAACAAAGCCAGACGGAACTTCTCGAAAGCTTTTGGATGTTTCTAAACTCCATAGAATGGGTTGGAAGCACCAAGTGGAGCTAAGAGAAGGTATCCGCATTGCGTATGATGATTTTCTAAAGACGGGTGGAGCAGAGAGATAGTTTGAATAAGTTTTTTAATTTCTTATTTGATATCTACAAGTTTAGAGAAATTCTCTGGGACTTAATCAAAAGAGATGTTAAGAACCGTTATCTTGGTTCTTATTTAGGATTTTTTTGGGCGTTCATTCAGCCTTTGATTAATTTAGCCTTGCTCTGGTTTGTGTTTACTTATGGATTAAAAGCACGACCGGAGTCAGAAGTTCCTTTTGTGATTTGGTTAATGACAGGACTTCTTCCCTGGAATTTTATCAGCGAAAGTATTTTGGGCTCTACTAATTCAATTTTAGAAAATAGCTTTTTAGTGAAGAAAGTTGTATTTAGAGTGAGCTTGCTTCCTATCGTGAAGGTAATGTCGGCTAGCCTCGTGCATCTCTTTTTCATTTTTGTATTGCTACTCGCTTTGATTTTGAATGGATTGCCCATTACAATTCACTCTTTGCAAATTCCTTATTATTTTGGACTGACGATTTTTTTTGTTCTGGGTCTTTCCTGGATTACTTCTTCTGTAATCATTTTCTTTCGGGACTTAGGGCAAATCATTGCTATAGGAATTCAATTTGCCTTTTGGCTGACTCCTATTTTTTGGTCTTATAAAGCAATACCGGAAAAATATTTATATCTACTAAGTCTGAATCCTTTCTTTTATATCACCGAAGGATATAGAGACGCACTGATCAATCATGTTTGGTTTTGGAATAAGTCTCTTTCTAGTTTCTTTTTTCTTGCCCTCACTGCGTCTCTATTAGTCATCGGAAATATTCTATTTAGAAAACTAAGACCGCACTTCGCGGATGTATTATAATGACAAATCATAGTATAGATTATCAAAATATTTCTTCTGAGAGTGCAGAAGAATTAAATCATCATAGCTTAAATTTTTCCAACGTAAGCATAAAAGTGGAAAGTTTAAGTAAAATCTATAAACTCTATAATACGCCCATGGATCGTTTAAAAGAAACGATGCATCCTTTTCGAAAGAAATATCATAAAGATTTTTTTGCTTTGAAAGATATAAGTTTCGAAGTGAAAAAAGGAGAAACCTTTGGAATCATCGGCAAAAACGGCTCCGGAAAATCAACACTTCTAAAAATCATCACAGGAGTTCTTTCTCCTAGCTCTGGCAATGTTACGGTAAACGGAAGAGTATCCTCTCTTTTAGAATTAGGTGCTGGTTTTAATCCCGAACTCAATGGAATCGAAAATATTTATTTCTATGGAACTATCAATGGATTTTCGAAAGAAGAAATGGATTCTAGATTGGATTCCATTCTTGCCTTTGCGGATATTGGCGAGTTTGTGTTCCAACCAGTAAAATCCTATTCGAGTGGAATGTATGTTCGTCTAGCCTTTGCCGTTGCCATTCAAGTCGATCCCGAAATTCTAATCATAGACGAAGCACTTTCTGTCGGTGATATTTTTTTTCAACAGAAGTGTGCTAGGCGCATGAGTGATTTAAAAGAAAAAGGTGTTACTATTATTTTTGTTTCTCATGATATGGGCTCTGTTTTAAACCTCTGCAATCAAGTTGTTTATTTAAAAAATGGAGTCGTTTTTGGAGTGGGGGAATCTAGTAAAATGATTGCTGAATATTACAAAGAAGCTTCCGAGGAAGAAATTACTAAAAGCACCCCAGCAAAGAAAGAAGAAGTTCCGATTTCAGAATCTATTTCCAATGATCGTATTCAAAAATGCCAGGAAAAATCTTTACTTAAAAACTTAGAAGAGAATGAATTTTTAAAAGTCTTGGCTATCAATATCACAGATATAAGTGAGACTCCTAGTTTAAATTTTAAAATTGGGGAAAAAGGGATCTTTATTCTTATATTTCAATCCAAAGTAGAACTAGCTAATTTGTTTAGCACCTTTATATTAAGGAATCGATTTGATCAGATTATTTTTTCCGGTGGGACATATACGAAAAGACTGAACGGTCAAAATTGCGAAATCGGAAAGGCATATCAATTTAAAATGGAAGTGGAACTTAGCATTGAAGCTGGTTTGTATACATTGGAAATTCAAATCGGACAACCAAATGCTGCACAATTAAATAGAGGCATAGGTGTTTTTTCTTCTTCAAGGTTAGGTCCTATAACAGTCCAATGGGATTATGAAAGTGAAATTGCTCCATTTTATGGTATGCTTGGATTGAACTATGAAGTTTGAATATGTAATAAGAGAAAGGAATTTACAGGAAGTTTATTTTGGGAAGGTTTATGAATATACTTGGTTTATCTTTTGATTATCATGATAGCGCGGCAGCACTTATAATTGATGGAGAAGTAATTGCGGCTTCTTCTGAGGAGAGATTTTCAAGAAAGAAAAATGACGCCTCTTTTCCTATGCAAGCAATTCAGTTTTGTTTAACAAAGTCTAATTTAACCATAGAGGATATTGATTTTGTTGTTTTTTACGAGGATACTCTTTTAAAGTTTGATCGAATTTTTAAGACATCTTTTTTTAATTCACAAAAAAGAAGAGAATACTTCTGGCCTGTTTTAAAGGATTGGATTGTAAAAAATAAATTTTTTACAATGGAAAAAATCAGTAGTTTTCTTTCGATTCCATCTAGTAAAATTAAATTCGTAAAACATCATGAAGCCCATGCAGGCTCTGCTTATTTTTGCTCTCCTTATAAGGAAGCGGCAATTGTCACTCTCGATGGAGTTGGTGAGTATCAGACTATGACAATTTCGAAAGGAGAAGGAAGTCAAGTGAAGCTTCTCTCTCAATGTAATCTTCCTCATTCTATTGGCTTGTTTTATAGTGCAATCACTGCCTACTTGGGATTTACTGTAAATGAAGATGAATATAAAGTGATGGGTATGGCAGGGGTATGGCAAACCCATTTTTATGATCAAATTAAAAACTTATTTGAATTGAAAGAAGATGGGACTTTTAAGATTGATCAATCCTATTTTGAATTTTCAAATCCGGTATCTTTGCCTTTTAATAAAAAATTTGAAGATTTGTTAGGAGCTAGAAGAGATTCCTCGAAAGAATTTTTTCTAGCGAAAGGAAAAGAATATTCAAATGAACATAGAGTCAACAATGAACGATTTGCAAATATTGCTGCAAGTGCTCAGAAAATAACTGAGGAAGTGATTGAGCACGTTGTTGTTTCGGCATTAAGAATGGCGGATTCAAAAAATGTATGTTTATCGGGTGGCGTTGCCTTGAACTCATTAGCAAATGGAATTATCAAGAGAAAGTATGACATTGATATGTATGTGCAACCAGCGAGTGGAGATGCCGGCAGTTCCATTGGAGCTGCACTTTATTACTATAATACAAAGCTGAAATCTCCAAAACGGGTTCGTTTTTAAATCCATTTCAGGGACCCGAGTATTCAAATGAAGAAATTCAGAAAAGTATTGAGAAAGCATTTATCAAAAAATATACTTATTATGAAAATGAAGACGATTTTTTCCATATCATTGCTGATATCTTAAATCAAGGAAAAGTTTTAGGTTGGATAAATGGTCGTTCCGAATTTGGTCCTAGATCTTTAGGTGCTCGTAGCATATTAGCCAATCCTTTGAATCCAGATATGCAATACATAGTCAACAAAAGTATAAAATTTAGAGAAGCGTTTCGACCATTTGCACCGGCAGTCATTGAAGAGGCTGCGAGCAAATTTTTTGAACTTCCTAGAATTTCAAATGAAACAGACCCTGAATATTATATGCTAGCCATTTGCAAAGTAAGAGAAGAATACAAATCTATTCTTCCATCGATTACACATGTGGATGGAACTGCAAGAGTGCAATTGGTAAGTAAAAAAACAAATCCAAGGTTTCATAAATTGCTTTCCGTTTTTGGAACAAAATCAGGATCCCCAGTTTTACTAAACACTAGTTTTAACTTAAAAGGGGAGCCCATTGTAGAAACTCCTTTAAATGCGATTAAAACTTTTGAATGGAGTAATATGGATTACCTTGCTATTCAGAATTATTTAGTAGAAAAATCTTATTTTAAAAAAAACCATGGAAAAAAAAATGCAATTAGAAAGACATACGGTAAAAAATGTTGCAATGGTGCTTTGCAGTGCAGAGTGGGATAGTCTCCATATTGAAAGAGTCATTAAGAATTTTAAGTATAAATTTCCTAGTATCGAAAGCGTAGTATTGTGTTCGGATGCAAAGATAAAAAATGCCTGTCCTAAAATTTCCTTAGAATTAATCGAAAACATAAAGTTTTGGGAATACAAAGTTGTATTGCTGATTCTTGGCTCCAATCAGGAAAGAATTGCTCAAGATAAAATTGACTATAATTTAACAAGAGTGTACGAAGCAGATTCTTTTGGTATGATTCGGTATACAAAACAAATTCTAGATGAGATTGAATACCCTCATCATAAAACTCATTTTTTCAATGAAGTCGCAAATAATCTAGGAAATGAGAGGCTTTGCTATTTCCCTTATAATTATATTTCGCAGTACGTTGGTCTTGGTCCTATCAATGAATTTGGACATAGGATTGATTGTGATTTAGAGACTTTACAAACGCGTGATGAATCGACCAAGCTAATTATAGTAATGGGCGGTTCTGCAGGATGGAGTACCTATTGCAATTTTGATGAAATGTTTTCTCAAAGACTAGAAGTTAAATTAAATTCGCAAGGAAATACTAAAAAAAATTACAAGGTTTTAAATTTTTCACAGCCTTCTGCTGTAACTTTGAATAATATTTTTGATTATATTCTGTTTGTTCAGAAATTAAAACCTGATCTTATAATCTTACATGCTGGATGCAATGATTTCGCCTTCGGTCAGAAGAGTGACAGTTATTTATTGGGCAAATACCAGTTAGCCTACCAATTTCAATTTGAAAGTTGGGCTAAGATTTTAGAAAAGAATTCTAACGAAAAGGAAATTGATGCATCGTTTTTTTATCCGCAGGCAGAGAACTATCCACGAACAATTTTTAAAGCTTTTGTGGATAGACTCAATCAATTTGAGTTAATTGCATCAGCCACAAATTCAAATTTTTTATTTGGACTCCAGCCTATGTCGTTTAGTAAAAAAAGGTTATCAAATTTGGAAAAGAAATATATTGTTAAAAATGGTGAAAATTTCTTTAAACCAATTTTGAATAATATGAAGTTCTTGTATGATGAATTTACAGTCAAGATTCTAAATATGATAAATCTTGAATTTATTGATTTTCATAATGAATTTGGAAAATTTGATGAAGATATGACTATGTTTGTTGACCAAGTTCATACCTTGCCAGTAACCGATGAAATTATAGCAGATATTTATTTTCAGGAATTAATAAAAAGAGGATTGGTATGATGAATAAATCAAAACCGATATTTTTACCGACAATGCGTATGAAAATTAAATTACTCGTAAATTTCATTAGATCCGGACGAATAATGCAGGCACTAATTGTTCTTTATTTTTTAATTAAGAATAATAATTCTCCTTCAGAGGAAAAAAATCTTCAGATTAATCCTTTTATTTACATGATGCAATAAATTTCCTAATAAAAATTAGAGTAAAACGTTCGTTCTTAAAAAAATATAGTAATAGATCATACAAATTCTTAGAAAAAAAATGAAAGGATAAGGAAATGGGAGCTGTAAATTTTTCGCTAGATATTAATTTAGTTAAAGAAGTAAAAAAGAAGTTTTTGTTAGATGTCTTTGTTGAGACGGGAACTTTTAAAGGTGACACGATTGAAAATGTGAAGGATATTTTTAAAAATATCTATTCAGTGGAAATTTCGAATGAATACTTTAAGTCAGCATCAGAAAAGTTTAAAGCATTTGAGCATATTAAGATTGTTGAGTCTAACTCTCCTAGTTTTATAAAATCATTAAAAAATGAATTTATAAACAAATCAGTATTGTTCTGGCTAGATGCTCATTGGTGCGTTGCAGATCATACTGGTGGAGAAGAATCTCAGTGTCCGCTGATTGAAGAATTGGAAGCAATCGGACAATTAAATGAGGAAAGTTTAATTATCATCGACGATGCTCGTCTTTTTTTGACTGTTCCGCCTTACCCGCATGAAGTATCCCATTGGCCAAGTTTAAATCAGATCGTAAACACTCTAAGAAATCTGAGTTCAAAGCATGAAATAATGGTATTGAATGATAATATATTATTTTTTCCCGAGACAGCTAAAGCGTTAATCTATGAGTATGCACATCGTCATTCGATTGATTGGTTAAACGCTCTTGATAAAGCAAGAGACTATGATATATTGTTGAATCAACTGAAAGAGAAAAATTCTTTAATCGATAAGCAAGCCCTTGCACAAAAAGAAAAAGATGCTCTTATCGAAAAACAAGATGCGGCACAAAAAGAAAAAGACGCTTTGCTTATTGCGCAAGATGCGGCACAAAAAGAAAAAGATGCACTGATTCACAAGCATCATAAATTTGCTCATGAATTAATGGATGAGCTAAAGAAACGAAATATCCAATTTACAACCCAATGGCCTAGCGAGTAAATAAATGCAGTTAAGTATTGTTATCCCCACCTATAACCAAGGGCAGTTCATTGCTGATTGTATCGAGTCGATAGTCAATCAGTCGTTTAAAGATTTGGAAGTAATCATTCAAGACTCTATGTCTTCGGATGAGACGGAACGAATTTGCAAAGAATATGCAAAGCGAGATTCTCGGATTCAGTATTTTCGAGAAAAAGATTCAGGGCAATCGGATGCAATCAATCGAGGACTCAAACGATCTACAGGCAAATACTGGACTTGGATTTGTTCGGATGATAGATTTAGCAATTTGACTTGTCTCG contains:
- a CDS encoding NAD(P)/FAD-dependent oxidoreductase — protein: MIGLACARELASYKKEFYILEKENQFGTGISSRNSEVIHSGIYYNPDSLKTKLCIEGRKLLYRYCEEKKVSYKKTGKLIVATDESEIPTLKTLFENGKQNGVDGLYFWEESQIKKAEPDIQAVAAIYCRETGIVETKELMTAYLADAENASGTLVLNKHPVKIKRNQNNWEILLSDGTEFTTEKIINACGLGARKFIQCIEDFPKDKIPDLKMAKGHYFSLTKTAKKFSHLIYPLPQIGGLGVHLTLDLAGGVRFGPDVHWVEKENYEVPESLRSVFFESVKRYLPWIEPENLQPGYAGIRPKLHGPKEKFADFKIQTEADHGMKGLVNLLGIESPGITASLAIAKLVVENGFN
- a CDS encoding ATP-binding protein; this translates as MKKLPIGIQTFSKIRTEDYCYIDKTRNLFELVNSGTYFFLSRPRRFGKSLFLDTLREAFLGNKTLFEGLYLEKNWDWSKKHPVVRIDFGSGVLKSKEELEKKISDILFFHLETYELDPFKTQSISGNLEELIRNLQKKYSEKVVILIDEYDKPILDNITEKEIAREMRDGLRNLYSAIKGADAFNKFVFITGVSKFSKVNLFSGLNNLQDITLDERYATICGYTEEELSIFNERLFNVNRDELRLWYNGYNFLGDKVYNPFDILLFLDRKEYHNYWFETGNSSFLIHLIREYKYNSVEIENVKISEESLGAFDVDNIELEALLFQTGYLTIAEKFKVGSQIHYLLKYPNLEVKASLTEVILKFLTENKKIVNVKSELFQILQKSELSKMKDVFHSFFASIPHDWYRKNQLANYEGYYASIFYCYFTALGLDVRAEDVTNHGQVDLTVFLENNVYVFEFKVIEISEAGSALAQIKERRYYEKYLKSSGFLNSDNPLSIYLVGVEFSKDNKNITNYEWEKI
- a CDS encoding MarR family EPS-associated transcriptional regulator; amino-acid sequence: MLSDDIRHKIFKALEENPEVSQRELASLLGVSLGKTNFCLQALMEKGWIKVQNFKNNKNKLAYTYLLTPSGIEEKAKLTVQYLRIKMQEYEVLRREIHELSKEVEDSALIIN
- a CDS encoding GDP-L-fucose synthase, with protein sequence MQKDSKIYIAGHKGLVGSAIERVLRKEGFTNIVGKTRQELNLTNQPDVDAFFEKERPEYVFLAAAKVGGIHANNTFPAEFIFSNIQIQNNVIDACYRYKTKKLVFLGSSCIYPKFAKQPMDEGQLLDGKLEPTNEPYAVAKIAGIIMCQSYNRQYGTNFISVMPTNLYGPGDNYHPQNSHVLPALIRRFHEAKVNNAPEVVVWGTGKPLREVLFSDDMARACVFLMNSYDVSGDARGGEHVNVGSGIEVSIKELAETIKDVVAYPGKLTFDLTKPDGTSRKLLDVSKLHRMGWKHQVELREGIRIAYDDFLKTGGAER
- a CDS encoding ABC transporter permease, which gives rise to MNKFFNFLFDIYKFREILWDLIKRDVKNRYLGSYLGFFWAFIQPLINLALLWFVFTYGLKARPESEVPFVIWLMTGLLPWNFISESILGSTNSILENSFLVKKVVFRVSLLPIVKVMSASLVHLFFIFVLLLALILNGLPITIHSLQIPYYFGLTIFFVLGLSWITSSVIIFFRDLGQIIAIGIQFAFWLTPIFWSYKAIPEKYLYLLSLNPFFYITEGYRDALINHVWFWNKSLSSFFFLALTASLLVIGNILFRKLRPHFADVL
- a CDS encoding ATP-binding cassette domain-containing protein, producing the protein MTNHSIDYQNISSESAEELNHHSLNFSNVSIKVESLSKIYKLYNTPMDRLKETMHPFRKKYHKDFFALKDISFEVKKGETFGIIGKNGSGKSTLLKIITGVLSPSSGNVTVNGRVSSLLELGAGFNPELNGIENIYFYGTINGFSKEEMDSRLDSILAFADIGEFVFQPVKSYSSGMYVRLAFAVAIQVDPEILIIDEALSVGDIFFQQKCARRMSDLKEKGVTIIFVSHDMGSVLNLCNQVVYLKNGVVFGVGESSKMIAEYYKEASEEEITKSTPAKKEEVPISESISNDRIQKCQEKSLLKNLEENEFLKVLAINITDISETPSLNFKIGEKGIFILIFQSKVELANLFSTFILRNRFDQIIFSGGTYTKRLNGQNCEIGKAYQFKMEVELSIEAGLYTLEIQIGQPNAAQLNRGIGVFSSSRLGPITVQWDYESEIAPFYGMLGLNYEV